A window from Leptothermofonsia sichuanensis E412 encodes these proteins:
- the cysK gene encoding cysteine synthase A — translation MHIAQNITELIGHTPLVQLNRIPQEEGCVAQIVAKLEGLNPSASVKDRIGISMINAAEREGLIAPGKTVLVEPTSGNTGIALAMAAAAKGYRLILTMPETMSAERRAMLRAYGAELELTPGIEGMSGCIQRAQQIVETLPNAYMLQQFRNPANPEIHRNTTAEEIWTDTEGQVDFIVAGVGTGGTITGVAEVIKQRKPGFQAIAVEPSNSAILSGGTPGPHKIQGIGAGFVPPVLNVSLIDEVIAVSDDDAIAYGRRLAREEGLLSGISSGAALYAAIQVGRRPENASKLIVMVQPSFGERYLSTPLFQDPELNAPSLPG, via the coding sequence ATGCACATTGCTCAAAACATTACCGAATTGATTGGACACACCCCTCTGGTGCAGCTAAACCGTATTCCCCAGGAGGAGGGTTGTGTAGCCCAGATTGTTGCCAAACTGGAAGGGCTGAACCCTTCGGCATCGGTCAAAGACCGGATTGGCATCAGCATGATTAATGCCGCAGAGCGAGAAGGGCTGATTGCACCGGGTAAAACAGTTCTGGTGGAGCCAACTTCTGGAAATACGGGGATTGCTCTGGCAATGGCCGCCGCCGCCAAGGGCTATCGTCTGATTCTGACCATGCCAGAAACCATGAGTGCGGAGCGGCGGGCAATGCTGCGGGCTTATGGAGCAGAACTGGAGCTGACCCCAGGTATTGAAGGGATGAGTGGCTGTATCCAGCGGGCACAGCAAATTGTGGAAACCTTGCCAAATGCCTATATGCTGCAACAGTTTCGTAACCCGGCTAACCCTGAAATTCACCGGAATACAACGGCTGAGGAAATCTGGACCGATACGGAAGGTCAGGTTGATTTCATCGTTGCTGGTGTGGGTACAGGGGGTACGATTACGGGGGTGGCGGAGGTGATCAAGCAACGGAAGCCTGGGTTTCAGGCGATCGCCGTGGAACCTTCTAACAGCGCCATTCTGTCGGGGGGAACTCCTGGACCTCACAAAATTCAGGGGATTGGTGCCGGATTTGTGCCGCCGGTACTGAATGTCAGCCTGATTGATGAAGTGATTGCGGTATCGGATGATGATGCGATCGCTTATGGACGCCGCCTGGCTCGCGAGGAAGGGTTGCTGTCTGGGATCTCCAGTGGTGCCGCCCTCTATGCGGCAATTCAGGTCGGACGCCGCCCCGAAAACGCTAGCAAACTGATTGTGATGGTCCAGCCCAGCTTTGGCGAACGCTACCTCAGCACCCCCCTCTTCCAGGATCCAGAACTGAACGCACCCTCTTTACCGGGATAG
- a CDS encoding RrF2 family transcriptional regulator, with protein sequence MELSCKNEYALLALIELAVNYSTGDPLQIRQISAQQQIPDRYLEQLLATLRRCGLVRSQRGAKGGYILAREPWKINLLEVMTCLDGADAQPDDQKDGTNTVEAAVILEIWKEAHEAANAILQRYTLQDLCEKRDARRQLDIMYYI encoded by the coding sequence GTGGAACTTTCCTGTAAGAATGAATACGCTCTCCTCGCGTTAATCGAACTGGCAGTCAATTACAGCACTGGTGATCCTCTCCAGATCCGGCAAATTTCAGCCCAGCAGCAGATCCCTGATCGCTACTTAGAACAGTTGCTTGCGACCCTCAGGCGGTGTGGACTGGTTCGTTCTCAACGGGGGGCAAAAGGAGGGTATATTCTGGCACGGGAACCCTGGAAAATTAATTTACTGGAAGTAATGACCTGTCTGGATGGAGCGGATGCTCAACCTGACGACCAGAAGGATGGTACCAATACCGTGGAAGCGGCTGTGATTTTGGAAATCTGGAAAGAGGCCCATGAGGCTGCAAATGCTATTCTCCAGCGATATACTTTACAGGATCTCTGTGAGAAAAGAGATGCCAGACGCCAGTTAGACATTATGTATTACATCTGA
- a CDS encoding iron uptake porin, translating into MNSSTRWRFLTTTPALLGATLVTSTIAADVVSADESMPAVSSFEQVAAYSANDSEALDQVTSVSQLTDVRPTDWAFQALQSLVERYGCIVGYPDRTYRGNRALSRYEFAAGVNACLDRINELITAATADLVRKEDLLALQRLQEEFAAELAVLRGRVDALEVRTATLERQQFSTTTKLSGEVIFALTDTFGDRATRTGSGLFLGGINANNEGRLKDDQTEPIFGNRVRLTLNTSFSGKDRLRTRLNAGNITPFSGAFTGTNMTRLGFDGNNANAVVVDKVNYRFPIGDNFRIQIDATNNEFTGDGLITTLSPFESSSNGALSRFGRYNPIFRTGNPGTPGSAGITAQYNFGKDFYFQAGYTGDTASNDPGAKNGLFNGNYGAIAQLVYNGPKLGLGLTYARAYFPAGSVNLTGSTGSAYATQPFTNAFATASNAVSAQLQFKVSPAFIVGGWFGAMFADQKVGPNNDATILNGMAFLAFPDLGKKGNLGGIMVGVPPKVTRNDIAARRDNDTTIHIEGLYRFRITDGIFITPGVIVLINPEHNNDNATQFVGTLRTTFTF; encoded by the coding sequence ATGAATTCAAGTACACGTTGGAGGTTTCTTACTACCACTCCCGCACTCCTGGGTGCGACTCTGGTAACCTCCACGATCGCTGCTGATGTCGTCTCTGCCGACGAGTCTATGCCTGCTGTTAGCTCCTTTGAACAGGTAGCGGCTTACAGCGCAAATGATTCTGAAGCGCTGGATCAGGTGACCTCTGTCTCCCAGCTAACCGATGTCAGACCCACGGACTGGGCGTTCCAGGCATTGCAATCCCTGGTTGAGCGCTACGGCTGTATTGTGGGCTATCCTGATCGCACCTATCGCGGCAACCGTGCCCTCAGCCGTTACGAATTTGCGGCTGGAGTCAACGCCTGTCTTGACCGGATCAATGAGTTGATTACTGCCGCCACGGCTGACCTGGTTCGGAAGGAAGACCTGCTGGCGCTGCAACGACTCCAGGAAGAGTTCGCCGCCGAGCTGGCAGTCCTGCGGGGTCGGGTAGATGCCCTGGAAGTGCGCACCGCTACCCTGGAACGGCAACAGTTTTCCACTACCACCAAGCTTTCTGGTGAGGTAATCTTTGCGCTGACTGATACTTTTGGCGATCGCGCTACCCGAACTGGCAGTGGTCTTTTCCTGGGTGGGATTAATGCCAACAACGAAGGTCGCTTAAAAGATGACCAGACCGAACCAATCTTTGGCAATCGTGTCCGGTTGACCCTGAATACCAGTTTCAGCGGCAAAGACCGTCTGCGCACCCGTCTCAACGCGGGGAATATCACTCCGTTCAGTGGAGCGTTCACGGGCACCAACATGACCCGCCTGGGTTTTGATGGCAACAATGCTAACGCCGTCGTGGTGGACAAAGTGAACTATCGGTTCCCAATTGGGGATAACTTCCGGATTCAGATTGACGCCACCAACAACGAATTTACCGGGGATGGTTTGATCACCACCCTCAGCCCCTTCGAGAGTAGTAGTAACGGTGCCCTTTCCCGGTTTGGACGCTATAATCCTATCTTTCGGACCGGGAACCCCGGTACACCAGGTTCAGCCGGGATCACGGCCCAGTACAACTTTGGCAAGGATTTTTACTTTCAGGCAGGCTACACAGGTGACACAGCCAGCAACGACCCTGGGGCGAAAAACGGCCTGTTTAATGGAAACTATGGGGCGATCGCCCAGTTGGTCTACAACGGTCCCAAGCTGGGGCTGGGGCTGACCTATGCCCGCGCCTACTTCCCCGCTGGTAGCGTCAACCTGACGGGGAGCACCGGCAGTGCCTATGCAACTCAGCCATTCACCAATGCTTTTGCCACAGCTTCCAACGCGGTTTCTGCCCAGTTGCAGTTTAAGGTCAGCCCCGCCTTCATCGTTGGTGGCTGGTTTGGAGCCATGTTTGCCGACCAGAAAGTGGGGCCCAACAATGATGCCACCATCCTGAACGGGATGGCTTTCCTGGCTTTCCCTGACCTGGGTAAGAAGGGGAACCTGGGTGGCATTATGGTTGGAGTGCCGCCTAAAGTCACCCGCAATGACATCGCCGCCCGACGGGATAACGACACCACGATTCACATTGAAGGGTTATATCGTTTCCGTATCACGGATGGTATTTTCATTACCCCTGGCGTAATTGTGCTGATCAACCCAGAGCACAACAATGACAATGCCACCCAATTTGTGGGAACATTGCGGACTACTTTTACGTTCTAA
- the tkt gene encoding transketolase has product MAVATTQSLEELCINSIRFLAIDAVEKAKSGHPGLPMGAAPMAFVLWDRFMRVNPKNPKWFNRDRFVLSAGHGCMLQYALMYLTGYDSVTLDEIKNFRQWGSRTPGHPENFETEGVEVTTGPLGQGIANGVGLAIAEAHLAARFNKPDITLVDHYTYVILGDGCNMEGISGEACSLAGHLGLGKLIALYDDNHISIDGSTSIAFTEDVAKRFEAYGWHVQHVADGNTDLEGIARAIEAAKAVTDKPSLIKITTTIGYGSPNKANTAGVHGAALGSDEIKLTRENLGWDYEPFVVPDDALAHMRKAVERGASLEAEWNETWAQYKTKYPQEAAEFERLLSGRLPEGWERVLPTYKPEDKAVASRKHSEICLNALAPVLPELFGGSADLTHSNLTELKGYGDFQKGQYQNRNLRFGVREHGMGAICNGIALHGSGLIPYGATFLVFTDYMRAAIRLSALSHCGVIWVMTHDSVALGEDGPTHQPVETIASLRAIPQLTVLRPADGTETSGAYKVAIENANRHRPTLLALSRQNLPNLAGSSIEGVAKGAYAVVDCEGTPDLILIGTGSEVGLCVQAAEKLTGEGKKVRVVSMPSWELFEAQDAAYKESVLPKAVTKRLAVEAGTSFGWCKYIGTEGDSISIDRFGASAPGNVCLEKFGYTVDNVVAKAKAL; this is encoded by the coding sequence ATGGCTGTTGCAACCACCCAATCGTTAGAAGAACTCTGTATTAATTCCATCCGCTTTCTGGCGATCGACGCTGTTGAGAAAGCCAAGTCTGGTCACCCTGGGCTGCCCATGGGGGCGGCTCCCATGGCATTTGTCCTGTGGGACAGGTTCATGCGGGTCAACCCGAAGAATCCTAAATGGTTTAACCGCGATCGCTTTGTCCTATCCGCCGGTCATGGCTGTATGCTGCAATACGCTCTCATGTACCTGACTGGCTACGACAGTGTCACCCTGGATGAAATCAAGAACTTCCGCCAGTGGGGTTCTCGCACTCCTGGTCACCCGGAAAACTTTGAAACTGAAGGAGTTGAAGTCACCACAGGTCCTCTCGGTCAGGGGATTGCGAATGGAGTCGGACTGGCGATCGCGGAAGCCCATCTGGCAGCCAGGTTTAATAAGCCCGACATTACCCTGGTGGATCACTATACCTACGTGATTCTGGGTGATGGTTGCAATATGGAAGGGATTTCTGGTGAAGCCTGCTCTCTGGCAGGACACCTGGGGCTGGGTAAATTGATTGCCCTCTACGACGATAATCACATCTCCATTGATGGTTCGACCAGTATCGCCTTCACTGAAGATGTGGCAAAACGCTTTGAAGCCTACGGCTGGCATGTTCAGCACGTAGCCGATGGCAACACTGATCTGGAGGGGATTGCAAGGGCGATCGAAGCCGCCAAAGCGGTTACAGACAAACCCTCTCTGATTAAAATCACCACTACGATTGGTTACGGCTCTCCCAACAAAGCCAATACTGCCGGTGTTCATGGTGCCGCTCTGGGTTCCGATGAAATCAAGCTGACTCGAGAGAACCTGGGTTGGGACTATGAACCGTTTGTCGTGCCCGATGATGCACTGGCCCATATGCGCAAGGCGGTAGAACGTGGTGCCAGCCTGGAAGCCGAGTGGAATGAAACCTGGGCGCAGTACAAAACCAAGTATCCCCAGGAAGCGGCTGAGTTTGAGCGCCTGTTGAGTGGCAGGTTGCCAGAGGGCTGGGAGCGGGTGTTGCCCACTTACAAACCAGAAGACAAAGCCGTTGCCTCCCGGAAACACTCAGAAATTTGTCTGAATGCCCTTGCCCCGGTTTTACCTGAGCTATTTGGCGGCTCTGCTGACCTGACCCACTCCAACCTGACCGAACTAAAAGGCTATGGCGACTTCCAGAAAGGACAGTACCAGAACCGAAACCTCCGCTTTGGTGTGCGGGAGCACGGCATGGGAGCCATCTGTAACGGAATTGCCCTGCATGGTTCTGGCTTAATTCCCTACGGAGCAACTTTTCTGGTCTTTACCGACTACATGCGAGCTGCCATTCGCCTGTCTGCCCTGTCCCATTGTGGTGTGATCTGGGTAATGACCCACGACTCTGTGGCATTGGGTGAAGATGGTCCTACTCACCAACCCGTTGAAACCATTGCCTCCCTGCGGGCAATTCCCCAGTTGACAGTTTTGCGCCCGGCGGATGGAACAGAAACCTCAGGCGCGTATAAGGTGGCAATTGAAAATGCTAATCGTCATCGTCCTACTCTGCTGGCACTTTCCCGCCAAAACCTGCCCAATCTGGCAGGCAGTTCCATCGAAGGTGTGGCGAAAGGCGCTTATGCTGTGGTGGACTGTGAAGGTACCCCCGATTTAATTCTCATTGGGACTGGCTCCGAGGTGGGTTTGTGCGTTCAGGCAGCCGAAAAACTGACTGGTGAAGGTAAAAAAGTGCGGGTAGTTTCCATGCCTTCCTGGGAACTGTTTGAAGCCCAGGACGCTGCTTACAAAGAATCGGTTCTACCCAAAGCGGTTACCAAGCGACTTGCTGTGGAAGCAGGCACCTCCTTCGGCTGGTGCAAGTACATTGGTACGGAAGGGGATTCCATCAGCATCGATCGCTTTGGGGCATCCGCTCCCGGCAATGTTTGTCTGGAGAAGTTTGGCTACACCGTTGATAACGTAGTGGCAAAGGCAAAAGCGTTGTAA
- a CDS encoding DUF928 domain-containing protein yields the protein MKCPFQPFKLTVAVVFTLLSAASSPLGLTAQAKTAGSLQFRMPAPPSRGIPAGRYRGGASRGVCPKTNPELTALVPFKEETLIRAIGPETIARVWGLTSASHPTFWFYMPYDNRLGFPVEFALQDEDGNDVYRTGVDLPTKPGIVRVTLPSTVPALEAGQVYHWYFKVYCAQKQQGVPIQVEGVVLRVTPDRALQKQIESATPLQKVALYAENHLWYDTVTTLADLRSAKPEDPALTADWHSLLESIQLSDVADAPLTECCKALQTADIKGKKR from the coding sequence ATGAAATGCCCCTTTCAACCGTTCAAACTAACCGTTGCGGTTGTCTTCACCCTGTTGAGTGCTGCCAGTTCCCCGCTGGGGTTGACTGCCCAGGCAAAAACAGCTGGTTCCTTACAGTTCAGAATGCCCGCCCCTCCCTCCAGAGGGATTCCTGCCGGACGCTATCGGGGAGGAGCCAGTCGGGGTGTTTGCCCCAAAACCAACCCAGAACTAACCGCCTTGGTGCCTTTTAAGGAGGAAACCCTGATCCGGGCGATCGGACCAGAAACCATTGCCAGAGTATGGGGGTTGACCAGTGCATCCCACCCCACTTTCTGGTTTTACATGCCCTACGACAACCGCCTGGGGTTTCCGGTCGAGTTTGCCCTCCAGGATGAAGATGGCAATGACGTTTATCGGACTGGCGTAGACCTTCCAACAAAACCAGGAATTGTCAGGGTTACACTGCCATCAACTGTTCCCGCCCTCGAAGCTGGACAGGTTTACCACTGGTACTTCAAAGTCTACTGTGCCCAAAAGCAGCAGGGCGTTCCCATACAGGTAGAAGGGGTTGTGCTGCGGGTCACCCCAGATAGGGCATTGCAGAAGCAGATCGAATCTGCCACCCCCCTGCAAAAAGTGGCTCTCTATGCCGAAAATCACCTCTGGTACGACACGGTTACGACCCTGGCAGACCTGCGCTCCGCCAAACCTGAGGATCCTGCCCTGACGGCCGATTGGCATAGTCTGCTGGAATCAATCCAACTATCAGACGTGGCTGATGCGCCGCTGACTGAATGCTGCAAAGCCCTACAAACTGCGGATATCAAAGGAAAAAAGCGGTAG
- a CDS encoding CHASE2 domain-containing protein, giving the protein MSKLVILKIGEGSFAQGFPVTLQVGEENARPTTEITGTLPAEPELLGVYQQWQSTYRGLGLRSRLSAPDGQQKNVSLVQDCHQAAEQLRDRLNAWLRAEFLRPVREKWLEKLHPSDPIRVIVQTADPALQKLPWHLWDLLERYPNTELALSAPVYDRVAPIPTPAGTVSVLAILGNSKGIDTQADRALLESLPDAAVRLLVEPSRQQVSDRLWEHPWDILFFAGHSSSQENGETGRIYINQTDSLTFSQLRYALKKALERGLKLAIFNSCDGLGLARELADLHIPQVIVMREPVPDQVAQAFLKYFLQAFASGEPLYQAVRQARERLQAIEDQFPCATWLPVIYQNPAEVPPTWAELTGSREPAIGNRVSPSAPPSLPSPLSPHPSHPFRWAIATSLAITALITGVRYLGWLQPVELHAFDQLMRLRPEEGTDSRLLVVTIDDEDIQKQPQPDRGSLSDGAFSQLLKQLDRYQPRVIGLDIYRDYPVKPEHPFLAERLKQDGKLIAICKVSDPDSNVVGIAPPPEVPGDRVGFSDFLEDPDGVLRRQVLFMDVPPASLCTTPYAFNVHLAARYLAAEGIEPAFTENGNLQFGKTVFPAIHSRTGGYQGIDAWGHQILLNYRASRRPVNQVSLSQVLSGQINADAVKDRIVVIGVTARSFGDYWSTPYGTGPADKKAGVVVQAEMTSQILSAVLDQRPLLWVWPVGADIAWIGFWALTSGLLCGWVWLRSRSFNQAVSRMVVVVVVSASVLYLVCFGVLTQGGWVPLLPPILAIAATASTAGLYQMGRYPQGRPLRSPDPALHQE; this is encoded by the coding sequence GTGAGTAAATTAGTCATCCTGAAAATTGGTGAAGGTAGTTTTGCCCAGGGGTTCCCTGTGACGCTTCAGGTTGGGGAAGAGAATGCCCGCCCAACGACGGAGATCACAGGAACGCTACCGGCTGAGCCTGAGCTGCTGGGGGTCTACCAGCAATGGCAATCAACCTATCGGGGACTGGGGCTGCGTTCCCGGCTTTCGGCTCCCGATGGGCAGCAAAAGAATGTGTCACTGGTGCAGGACTGTCATCAAGCCGCAGAACAACTGCGCGATCGCCTCAATGCCTGGCTCCGGGCAGAATTCCTGCGTCCTGTGCGGGAAAAATGGCTGGAAAAACTGCACCCCTCCGATCCAATCCGGGTGATCGTGCAAACTGCCGACCCTGCGTTGCAAAAACTCCCCTGGCATCTCTGGGATCTGCTGGAGCGCTATCCCAATACGGAGCTTGCCCTGAGTGCTCCGGTCTATGACCGGGTGGCTCCCATCCCAACCCCAGCGGGAACGGTTTCCGTTCTGGCCATTCTGGGCAACAGCAAAGGCATTGATACCCAGGCAGACCGAGCACTTCTGGAAAGTTTACCGGATGCGGCGGTGCGGCTGCTGGTGGAGCCATCCCGTCAGCAGGTCAGCGATCGCCTCTGGGAGCATCCCTGGGATATCCTCTTCTTTGCGGGACACAGTTCCAGCCAGGAGAATGGGGAAACTGGACGAATTTACATTAATCAAACCGACAGCCTGACTTTCAGCCAGTTGAGGTATGCGCTTAAAAAAGCCCTGGAGCGAGGCTTAAAACTGGCAATCTTCAACTCCTGCGATGGATTGGGGCTGGCGCGGGAACTGGCAGATCTGCACATTCCCCAGGTAATCGTCATGCGCGAACCGGTACCCGATCAGGTAGCCCAGGCGTTTTTGAAATACTTCCTGCAAGCCTTTGCCAGCGGTGAACCCCTCTACCAGGCAGTCAGGCAGGCGCGAGAACGGTTGCAGGCAATCGAAGACCAGTTCCCCTGCGCTACCTGGCTCCCTGTGATCTATCAGAATCCGGCGGAGGTGCCGCCAACGTGGGCAGAGTTAACGGGGAGCCGGGAACCGGCTATCGGGAACCGGGTATCTCCTTCCGCTCCGCCCTCCCTTCCCTCTCCTCTCTCTCCTCACCCTTCCCATCCCTTTCGCTGGGCGATCGCCACCAGTCTTGCCATCACTGCCCTGATCACGGGAGTTCGCTATCTGGGATGGCTGCAACCCGTCGAACTCCATGCATTTGACCAACTGATGCGGCTGCGACCGGAGGAGGGCACCGATTCTCGTTTGCTGGTGGTCACCATTGATGATGAGGATATCCAGAAGCAGCCCCAACCAGACCGGGGTTCCCTTTCGGATGGAGCCTTTAGCCAGTTACTCAAACAACTGGACCGCTATCAACCGCGAGTGATTGGGCTGGATATTTACCGGGATTACCCGGTCAAGCCAGAGCATCCATTTCTGGCAGAGCGGCTGAAGCAGGATGGGAAGCTGATTGCCATCTGCAAGGTGAGTGACCCGGACAGTAATGTGGTTGGAATTGCTCCGCCGCCAGAGGTGCCGGGCGATCGCGTCGGGTTTAGCGATTTTCTGGAAGACCCGGATGGGGTCCTTCGCCGTCAGGTGTTGTTTATGGACGTGCCACCAGCTTCCCTTTGCACCACGCCCTATGCCTTTAATGTGCATCTGGCGGCTCGTTACCTGGCAGCCGAAGGAATTGAGCCTGCCTTTACGGAGAATGGAAACTTGCAGTTCGGCAAAACCGTCTTCCCTGCTATCCACTCCCGCACAGGTGGCTATCAGGGGATTGATGCCTGGGGCCACCAGATCCTGCTCAATTACCGGGCAAGCCGCCGCCCGGTGAACCAGGTCAGCCTGAGCCAGGTTTTGAGTGGGCAAATTAATGCCGACGCTGTTAAGGATCGAATTGTGGTGATTGGGGTGACTGCCAGAAGCTTTGGGGATTACTGGTCTACCCCCTATGGCACGGGTCCGGCTGACAAGAAGGCAGGTGTGGTGGTGCAGGCGGAAATGACCAGTCAAATCCTCAGTGCGGTTTTAGATCAGCGTCCGCTGCTGTGGGTCTGGCCAGTGGGCGCAGACATTGCCTGGATCGGGTTCTGGGCTCTCACTAGTGGGCTATTGTGCGGGTGGGTATGGCTGCGCAGCAGATCCTTCAATCAGGCTGTTTCCCGAATGGTCGTGGTTGTGGTTGTATCTGCTAGTGTGCTCTATCTGGTGTGCTTTGGTGTGCTGACCCAGGGAGGGTGGGTGCCATTGCTGCCACCCATTCTGGCAATCGCAGCGACAGCCAGCACAGCAGGACTTTACCAGATGGGACGCTACCCACAGGGTCGCCCCCTGCGATCGCCCGATCCTGCCCTTCATCAGGAGTAG